In one Melospiza melodia melodia isolate bMelMel2 chromosome 5, bMelMel2.pri, whole genome shotgun sequence genomic region, the following are encoded:
- the ARL9 gene encoding ADP-ribosylation factor-like protein 9 isoform X1: MDPRLRAAALCGTALAVAGGTVAVFRAWARRRSAVSLSAPSAAAAAAADQGKGHGKQILVLGLDGAGKTSILHSLATNHVKRSMAPTEGFNAICINTEESQMEFLEIGGSESLRSYWNMYLPKVLLLVYVVDSADHARLPVAKQLLHQLIQNNSTLPVVVLANKQDLEGAYCITDIHDALALSDIGDERKMFLIGTHVAEDGSEISSSMQDAKELIGQLVLEAQ; encoded by the exons ATGGACCCCCGCCTGCGGGCCGCTGCGCTCTGCGGGACGGCGCTGGCGGTGGCGGGCGGCACGGTCGCGGTGTTCCGGGCCTGGGCCCGCCGGCGGAGCGCGGTCTCGCTGTCCGCACCCTCTgcagccgccgctgccgccgccgatCAG GGTAAAGGACACGGTAAGCAGATCCTGGTGCTgggcctggatggggctgggaagaCGAGCATTCTCCACTCCCTGGCAACTAACCACGTCAAGCGCAGCATGGCTCCCACCGAGGGCTTCAATGCCATCTGCATCAACACCGAAGAGTCCCAGATGGAGTTTCTGGAGA TCGGGGGCAGTGAATCTCTGCGCTCATACTGGAACATGTACTTGCCCAAAGTGCTGTTGCTGGTCTATGTCGTGGACTCGGCCGATCATGCCCGACTGCCTGTGGCGAAACAGCTGCTTCATCAGCTAATCCAGAACAACTCCACCCTGCCTGTGGTAGTTCTGGCCAACAAGCAG GACCTCGAAGGTGCATATTGCATCACTGATATTCACGATGCTCTGGCTCTGTCTGATATTGGGGACGAGAGGAAGATGTTCTTGATTGGTACCCATGTGGCAGAAGATGGCTCTGAGATCTCCTCCAGCATGCAGGATGCCAAGGAGCTGATAGGGCAGCTGGTTTTGGAAGCACAGTGA
- the ARL9 gene encoding ADP-ribosylation factor-like protein 9 isoform X3 — protein MDPRLRAAALCGTALAVAGGTVAVFRAWARRRSAVSLSAPSAAAAAAADQGKGHGKQILVLGLDGAGKTSILHSLATNHVKRSMAPTEGFNAICINTEESQMEFLERVCFACLSPEKHTVSLLLPGDGLGPALHTPQQNLLFLSRPSLSGPVGGSESLRSYWNMYLPKVLLLVYVVDSADHARLPVAKQLLHQLIQNNSTLPVVVLANKQDLEGAYCITDIHDALALSDIGDERKMFLIGTHVAEDGSEISSSMQDAKELIGQLVLEAQ, from the exons ATGGACCCCCGCCTGCGGGCCGCTGCGCTCTGCGGGACGGCGCTGGCGGTGGCGGGCGGCACGGTCGCGGTGTTCCGGGCCTGGGCCCGCCGGCGGAGCGCGGTCTCGCTGTCCGCACCCTCTgcagccgccgctgccgccgccgatCAG GGTAAAGGACACGGTAAGCAGATCCTGGTGCTgggcctggatggggctgggaagaCGAGCATTCTCCACTCCCTGGCAACTAACCACGTCAAGCGCAGCATGGCTCCCACCGAGGGCTTCAATGCCATCTGCATCAACACCGAAGAGTCCCAGATGGAGTTTCTGGAGA GGGTGTGCTTTGCCTGTCTGAGCCCAGAGAAACACACAGTGTCTCTTCTCCTGCCTGGGGATGGTCTGGGCCCAGCACTTCACACACCACAGCAGAACCTGTTGTTTCTGAGTCGTCCTTCCCTCTCTGGTCCAG TCGGGGGCAGTGAATCTCTGCGCTCATACTGGAACATGTACTTGCCCAAAGTGCTGTTGCTGGTCTATGTCGTGGACTCGGCCGATCATGCCCGACTGCCTGTGGCGAAACAGCTGCTTCATCAGCTAATCCAGAACAACTCCACCCTGCCTGTGGTAGTTCTGGCCAACAAGCAG GACCTCGAAGGTGCATATTGCATCACTGATATTCACGATGCTCTGGCTCTGTCTGATATTGGGGACGAGAGGAAGATGTTCTTGATTGGTACCCATGTGGCAGAAGATGGCTCTGAGATCTCCTCCAGCATGCAGGATGCCAAGGAGCTGATAGGGCAGCTGGTTTTGGAAGCACAGTGA
- the ARL9 gene encoding ADP-ribosylation factor-like protein 9 isoform X2, translating to MYLPKVLLLVYVVDSADHARLPVAKQLLHQLIQNNSTLPVVVLANKQDLEGAYCITDIHDALALSDIGDERKMFLIGTHVAEDGSEISSSMQDAKELIGQLVLEAQ from the exons ATGTACTTGCCCAAAGTGCTGTTGCTGGTCTATGTCGTGGACTCGGCCGATCATGCCCGACTGCCTGTGGCGAAACAGCTGCTTCATCAGCTAATCCAGAACAACTCCACCCTGCCTGTGGTAGTTCTGGCCAACAAGCAG GACCTCGAAGGTGCATATTGCATCACTGATATTCACGATGCTCTGGCTCTGTCTGATATTGGGGACGAGAGGAAGATGTTCTTGATTGGTACCCATGTGGCAGAAGATGGCTCTGAGATCTCCTCCAGCATGCAGGATGCCAAGGAGCTGATAGGGCAGCTGGTTTTGGAAGCACAGTGA